A DNA window from Carnobacterium funditum DSM 5970 contains the following coding sequences:
- the istA gene encoding IS21 family transposase has protein sequence MNFEKLNTIAKVHHYKKKGYPNTKISRLLGLHRNTVSAYLKKEPEDSISWLEAQETRSKKLDPYKETIVGWLSDEPDLSAAQVEDWLKEQFNFHEAASSTIRSYVKEVRETYGIPKVLIYRNYEAVPELPKGKQMQVDFGEIIVKRALSEKPIKLYCVGFVLSHSRYKYIEWQDRPFTTHDVIRTHENAFDYFGGRTEEIVYDQDKLMIVSENHGDILFTKKFQAYRQERKFIAYVCRAADPESKGKIEAVIKFVKYNFARGRRFHSIDTWQEQCESWLNRTGNHKIHEKTKKRPKDVFTLEKSHLISISNYKIPSNNESITKTVLKDNTIQYKSNYYSVPLGTYQSGKAIKARLIIQDSQLVIYEMKKDKKLGSHSLIKGKGNLVKDPLHGRAQEKIRKIEQHIHEVLQLFEDKEKTAHFINQLKERYPRHIRDQLRVIEEVTTLHGEFAEEALNECLLLKLVSAVEFRDVTNEIKRRHSETEMTSSERSSLPDKYKKITAVERPFDSYLQVLGGEKL, from the coding sequence GTGAATTTTGAAAAATTGAATACTATAGCGAAAGTACATCATTACAAAAAGAAAGGCTATCCAAACACAAAAATTAGTCGGTTGTTGGGTCTTCATAGAAACACAGTATCGGCATATTTAAAGAAAGAACCAGAAGACAGCATCTCTTGGCTTGAAGCTCAAGAAACTCGTTCTAAAAAGCTTGATCCCTATAAAGAAACGATTGTAGGCTGGCTGAGTGATGAACCTGACTTATCCGCTGCACAAGTAGAGGATTGGTTAAAAGAACAGTTTAATTTTCATGAGGCCGCATCGAGTACGATTCGATCATATGTTAAAGAAGTACGCGAAACCTACGGTATCCCCAAGGTGCTTATTTACCGGAATTACGAAGCTGTGCCTGAATTACCTAAGGGAAAACAAATGCAGGTCGACTTTGGAGAAATAATAGTAAAGCGTGCGTTATCGGAAAAACCTATTAAACTTTATTGCGTTGGTTTTGTGTTATCGCATTCTCGATATAAATATATTGAATGGCAGGATAGACCGTTCACAACCCATGATGTGATTCGAACACATGAGAATGCATTTGACTATTTTGGTGGGCGAACAGAAGAAATAGTCTATGATCAGGATAAGTTGATGATTGTAAGTGAAAATCATGGAGATATCCTTTTCACCAAGAAATTCCAAGCATACAGACAAGAAAGAAAATTCATTGCTTATGTCTGTCGAGCAGCTGATCCGGAATCTAAAGGAAAAATTGAAGCAGTTATCAAATTTGTTAAATACAACTTTGCTCGTGGAAGACGATTCCATTCGATAGACACTTGGCAAGAGCAATGTGAATCCTGGTTGAACAGAACCGGAAATCATAAGATTCATGAAAAAACAAAAAAGAGACCGAAAGACGTGTTTACCCTGGAAAAGTCACACCTCATCTCGATCTCAAATTATAAAATTCCTTCGAATAATGAAAGTATAACAAAGACAGTTTTGAAAGACAACACGATTCAATACAAGTCTAATTACTATTCCGTTCCATTAGGAACGTATCAATCAGGAAAAGCTATTAAAGCCCGATTGATTATACAAGACAGTCAGCTGGTAATCTATGAAATGAAAAAAGATAAAAAATTGGGTTCTCATTCGCTTATCAAAGGAAAAGGTAACCTGGTAAAAGATCCCCTTCATGGTCGTGCGCAAGAGAAAATCCGAAAAATAGAGCAGCATATTCATGAAGTTCTTCAATTGTTTGAAGATAAAGAAAAGACAGCTCACTTCATTAACCAATTAAAAGAACGTTATCCGCGGCACATTCGTGACCAATTGCGTGTTATAGAAGAAGTTACCACATTACATGGTGAGTTTGCCGAAGAAGCTTTAAATGAGTGTCTCCTACTGAAATTGGTTAGTGCTGTTGAGTTTCGGGACGTGACAAATGAAATTAAGCGACGTCATTCAGAGACAGAAATGACTTCTTCAGAGCGGTCTTCCTTACCAGATAAGTACAAAAAAATAACCGCTGTAGAACGACCATTTGATTCGTATCTACAAGTACTAGGAGGAGAAAAATTATAG
- a CDS encoding IS5 family transposase gives MEYRFNRCNGASAECRCKKRGLNSVISQHIGKSSGGHTTKIHVIVDGLGNPLYFQLSGGNLHDSVLAIEVLQHVEIQGSNVIGDRAYGSLDIRTYVTNHDATYTIPPKKNTKEPWTVDWWLYKERHLVECFFNKLKHFRHIAICDC, from the coding sequence ATTGAGTATCGATTCAACCGTTGTAACGGCGCATCAGCAGAGTGCCGGTGCAAAAAAAGGGGGCTAAATTCTGTCATCTCGCAACATATCGGTAAAAGCAGTGGTGGGCACACAACAAAAATACATGTCATCGTAGACGGATTAGGAAATCCATTATATTTTCAGCTATCAGGTGGAAATCTCCATGATAGTGTTCTCGCTATTGAAGTTCTTCAACACGTTGAAATACAAGGCAGTAATGTTATTGGCGATCGTGCATACGGTTCTTTAGACATTCGGACTTATGTGACGAATCACGATGCGACTTATACCATTCCACCAAAGAAAAATACAAAAGAACCTTGGACTGTTGATTGGTGGCTATATAAAGAACGTCATTTGGTGGAGTGTTTCTTTAATAAGTTAAAGCATTTCCGTCATATCGCGATTTGTGACTGCTAA
- a CDS encoding IS5 family transposase, which translates to MSIERYELTDVQWNQIKNLFPKYHTGRPPKSNRIMFNAVLWIARSGAAWRDLPKERYGSWKTVYSRFCLWRDTGLLESLFITLNYEADYEKLSIDSTVVTAHQQSAGAKKGG; encoded by the coding sequence ATGAGTATTGAACGTTATGAGCTGACTGATGTGCAGTGGAATCAAATCAAAAATCTGTTTCCCAAATATCACACAGGTAGACCACCTAAAAGCAATCGTATAATGTTCAATGCTGTTTTATGGATTGCTAGAAGCGGTGCTGCTTGGCGAGATCTGCCAAAAGAACGTTACGGATCATGGAAAACGGTCTATAGCCGCTTTTGTTTATGGCGTGATACTGGTTTACTTGAATCCCTTTTTATTACGTTGAATTATGAAGCAGATTACGAAAAATTGAGTATCGATTCAACCGTTGTAACGGCGCATCAGCAGAGTGCCGGTGCAAAAAAAGGGGGCTAA
- a CDS encoding SEC-C metal-binding domain-containing protein, translated as MKRIVKYANALTHLYGIVQLEKIVEIYNSQNKTQWSLQKAVTTIHENEDLLETNFVYLHKGYVIHDVVVEEGNFEELVLNQQSKPFYIPEQEELMNYTDEYYVEETKEYDELKQYLLTAIFKGDVYKAEMFSEDIQGYCQFDYSLKNALRLFEMREVIFKNQKQEDNIMQLIVDLANNTRLRENNGFTPTELYEHFSKTKFPTIGQPKIKKVGRNDPCPCGSGKKYKKCCLNKG; from the coding sequence ATGAAAAGAATCGTAAAATACGCCAATGCTCTGACTCACTTATACGGTATCGTGCAGTTGGAAAAAATTGTTGAAATCTATAATAGTCAAAATAAAACACAGTGGAGTCTTCAAAAGGCAGTAACGACTATCCATGAAAATGAAGACTTATTGGAAACTAACTTTGTTTATCTGCATAAAGGATATGTTATTCATGATGTGGTTGTTGAAGAAGGTAATTTCGAAGAATTAGTCTTAAATCAACAGTCGAAGCCATTTTATATTCCTGAACAAGAAGAATTGATGAACTATACTGATGAGTACTATGTAGAAGAAACGAAAGAATACGATGAATTAAAGCAATACTTGTTGACTGCTATTTTTAAGGGAGACGTTTATAAAGCTGAGATGTTCAGTGAAGATATTCAAGGGTATTGCCAGTTCGATTATTCTTTAAAAAATGCTTTAAGATTATTTGAAATGAGAGAAGTAATATTTAAAAATCAGAAACAAGAAGACAACATAATGCAATTGATAGTAGACTTAGCTAACAATACGAGATTGCGAGAAAACAATGGGTTTACTCCAACTGAATTATACGAACATTTTTCAAAGACAAAATTTCCAACAATTGGACAACCCAAAATCAAAAAAGTAGGGCGCAATGATCCTTGTCCATGTGGCAGTGGGAAAAAGTATAAGAAATGCTGTCTTAACAAAGGATAA
- a CDS encoding carbohydrate kinase family protein, which produces MILPYVVYCSSGDMDAQYLLTISKYNGENNGKAEMTYYYQEMQKLFPNSTVFYSTKRDRHSVTVNDLTGNLWLDKKYYASDCHKIDPIVDRIGRGDAFSGGISHGLLCQDDFQTITNFATAAAVLKHTIYEDCNQLSISEVKSFLKSGTGKQTDKKVKDLF; this is translated from the coding sequence ATGATTTTACCGTATGTAGTTTATTGTTCGTCAGGAGACATGGATGCTCAGTATCTTCTTACTATTTCTAAATACAATGGGGAAAATAATGGCAAAGCTGAAATGACGTACTACTATCAAGAGATGCAAAAACTATTTCCCAACAGCACCGTTTTTTATTCAACCAAAAGGGACAGACATTCAGTAACTGTAAATGATTTAACTGGAAATTTATGGCTGGACAAAAAGTATTATGCGTCTGATTGCCATAAAATAGATCCGATTGTAGATCGTATTGGAAGAGGAGATGCTTTTTCTGGTGGAATTTCACATGGACTGCTATGCCAAGATGACTTTCAAACAATCACAAACTTTGCAACAGCTGCAGCTGTCTTGAAACACACCATTTACGAAGACTGTAACCAATTGAGTATTTCCGAAGTGAAAAGTTTTTTGAAGTCAGGGACTGGAAAACAAACCGATAAAAAAGTAAAAGACCTCTTTTGA
- a CDS encoding ABC transporter substrate-binding protein, translating into MNHLKKGLVSTLLAGVLLAGCGAKGEAVQPTQVDLNALTTEEIETKAKEEGKIQSVGMPDTWANWGETWAEIEKKHGLTQADTDMSSAEEIALFEAEKENATKDIGDVGQSFGPIAEDKGVTLPYKTSYWEEIPEWAKDDDGDWIVGYTGTISFITNTNAVKEAPTSFADILKGDYKVSIGDVNAATQAQNGVLAAAIANGGDETNLEPGMAFFAELASQGRLDMGDTDLARLEAGEIEVGIFWDFNALNYADSIEANNPDAAFSVTIPQDGTVQSGYATIINAYAPNPHAAALAREYILSDEGQINLAKGYARPIRESVKLPADVQEKLIATDQYEAAQPIKDTAAWDKAAAGLGQIWQEEVLTQVK; encoded by the coding sequence ATGAATCATTTAAAAAAAGGATTAGTATCAACTTTATTAGCTGGAGTCTTGCTAGCCGGTTGTGGCGCAAAAGGCGAAGCAGTCCAACCAACACAGGTTGACTTAAATGCGTTGACGACTGAAGAAATTGAAACGAAAGCCAAAGAAGAAGGCAAAATCCAATCGGTCGGCATGCCAGATACCTGGGCGAACTGGGGTGAAACATGGGCTGAAATTGAAAAGAAGCATGGACTTACTCAAGCCGATACGGATATGAGTTCGGCCGAAGAAATTGCGTTATTCGAAGCTGAAAAAGAAAATGCCACAAAAGATATTGGGGATGTTGGTCAGTCATTTGGTCCAATTGCAGAAGATAAAGGCGTAACCCTTCCTTACAAGACGTCTTATTGGGAAGAAATTCCAGAATGGGCAAAAGACGATGATGGGGATTGGATTGTGGGGTATACAGGGACAATTTCTTTTATCACCAATACGAATGCGGTAAAAGAAGCACCAACGTCCTTTGCTGATATTCTAAAAGGTGATTACAAAGTGAGCATAGGAGATGTCAACGCTGCGACTCAAGCACAAAATGGGGTATTGGCAGCAGCAATTGCGAATGGTGGCGATGAAACCAATCTTGAACCAGGAATGGCCTTTTTCGCAGAATTAGCTAGTCAAGGCAGATTGGATATGGGCGATACGGATTTAGCTCGATTAGAAGCAGGTGAAATTGAAGTAGGGATTTTCTGGGATTTTAATGCCTTAAACTATGCAGATTCAATTGAAGCAAACAATCCAGATGCGGCTTTTTCCGTCACCATTCCACAAGATGGCACCGTTCAAAGTGGTTATGCGACCATTATCAATGCGTATGCGCCAAATCCTCATGCTGCAGCATTAGCAAGAGAATACATTTTATCGGATGAAGGCCAAATTAATTTAGCAAAAGGCTATGCGCGTCCAATTCGCGAATCCGTAAAACTACCAGCAGATGTGCAAGAAAAGTTGATTGCTACTGATCAATACGAAGCAGCTCAACCAATCAAAGACACAGCCGCCTGGGACAAAGCTGCAGCTGGATTAGGTCAAATATGGCAAGAAGAAGTCTTAACACAAGTAAAATAA
- a CDS encoding alkaline phosphatase family protein yields MNKVILVVLDGLNAKTAHTYMGFLEHLIENNQCASYTVKSELPAQSRPLYEVIQTGVPSYLNGIVSNATVKRSKETSVFQLAKSAGLKTGAASYHWVSELYNKAPFDFMTDRIQLDTAHTIQNGLFYFEDHYPDNHLIADGAYLINEKQTDYTLIHSMNIDDSGHKFGSQSKEYVQATVKIDAILANYLMDWLVKGYQVVVTADHGMNDYCTHNGVTDDERQVPLYIFSDKVTTGDYRETLVPQLQLAPLMCHLLEIEKSAAMQELTFI; encoded by the coding sequence ATGAATAAAGTCATTTTAGTCGTACTAGATGGCTTGAACGCTAAAACCGCTCATACGTATATGGGATTTCTAGAACATTTAATCGAAAACAACCAATGTGCATCATATACCGTAAAATCAGAATTACCAGCACAATCTAGACCGCTTTACGAGGTCATCCAAACAGGGGTACCCAGTTATTTGAATGGCATTGTTTCTAATGCCACGGTCAAACGCTCGAAAGAAACCAGTGTGTTTCAACTAGCTAAGTCTGCCGGTTTAAAAACCGGGGCGGCTAGTTACCATTGGGTGAGCGAGTTGTACAATAAAGCCCCCTTCGATTTCATGACCGACCGCATTCAATTGGATACAGCGCATACGATTCAAAATGGGTTGTTTTATTTTGAAGATCATTACCCGGACAATCATTTGATAGCGGATGGGGCCTATTTAATTAACGAAAAGCAAACCGATTATACCTTAATCCACTCGATGAATATTGATGATAGTGGCCATAAGTTTGGTTCACAAAGTAAAGAGTACGTTCAAGCAACGGTCAAAATAGATGCTATCTTAGCCAATTATCTGATGGATTGGCTAGTGAAAGGCTATCAAGTTGTCGTGACTGCCGATCATGGCATGAATGACTACTGCACACATAATGGCGTAACAGATGATGAACGACAGGTTCCTTTGTACATCTTTTCAGATAAAGTCACTACTGGCGATTACCGAGAAACGCTTGTGCCGCAATTGCAACTGGCTCCTTTAATGTGTCACTTGTTGGAAATTGAAAAAAGTGCCGCCATGCAGGAATTGACGTTTATCTAA
- a CDS encoding ABC transporter permease, which produces MTIKKKNGIYLLFLLPFMVLIILFEIFPLLSILINSVSPIGTSGFTLTHFTSIFASDYYRMSIFNSLMIAVWSSVIGLSVAVLGAYAIHHATPKVKRFFINLINMASNFQGIQLAFAFIILLGNAGVLVLIGQQMNINFLANFDVYSSTGILMTFIYFQIPLATLLLYPSFDAIHQEYKEAAMLLNASKFSFWMRVGIPIVLPSLFGTFSVLFSNALAAYATPYALMGNNYALLPIRISAMFTGDVVQQVELGSALSVILLLLMSVMTVISTNVLKKMKKEG; this is translated from the coding sequence ATGACCATCAAAAAAAAGAATGGCATTTATTTATTATTTTTACTACCGTTTATGGTATTAATTATCTTATTCGAAATTTTCCCCTTGCTGAGCATTTTGATCAATAGCGTTTCGCCAATTGGAACAAGCGGCTTTACACTCACTCATTTTACAAGTATTTTTGCCAGCGACTATTATCGGATGTCCATTTTCAATAGTCTGATGATTGCTGTCTGGTCTTCTGTGATTGGCTTATCGGTTGCTGTTTTGGGGGCATACGCTATCCATCACGCGACACCTAAAGTGAAACGATTTTTTATCAATTTGATCAATATGGCTTCAAATTTCCAAGGCATCCAGTTGGCTTTTGCCTTTATTATTTTGTTGGGAAATGCAGGGGTGTTGGTACTAATTGGTCAACAAATGAACATTAATTTTCTGGCAAACTTTGATGTCTATTCCAGTACAGGCATACTGATGACGTTCATTTATTTCCAGATACCGTTAGCAACATTATTGCTGTATCCGTCATTTGATGCGATTCACCAAGAATACAAAGAAGCGGCGATGCTATTAAATGCTTCTAAGTTTAGTTTTTGGATGCGTGTCGGTATTCCCATTGTTTTGCCAAGTCTATTTGGTACTTTTTCAGTGCTCTTTTCCAATGCATTAGCGGCTTACGCGACACCGTACGCTTTAATGGGCAACAATTATGCACTCTTACCGATTCGGATTTCAGCTATGTTTACGGGAGATGTTGTGCAGCAAGTTGAATTAGGGAGTGCTTTATCCGTCATCTTGTTGTTGTTAATGAGCGTGATGACGGTCATCAGTACGAATGTATTAAAAAAAATGAAGAAGGAAGGGTAA
- a CDS encoding ABC transporter permease translates to MQKNHPWFSNAILFILSFILLLPLIGTLVNSIFRDFTSIVPKGFTLSFYTQLFTGDNQLLPVLLRTLVIAIVPTVILLVLLLLAMYAVQVYFPKLDKYLDILSKIPYGIQGVILAVSILSLYTSGGGILSNRILLLICAYSIIILPYMYQGIKNALLTIEVIPILEAAEILGANKVYAYFRIVVPSMMKGLFATMLLSTGILFGDFVLVNILAGSYYKTMGIYLNEIRGSSGHAASAVSVVMFLVMLVLSFGVNHLNKEPKPKRKKQVKVSKTKQLVEKERVGNELYRV, encoded by the coding sequence ATGCAGAAAAATCATCCATGGTTCAGCAATGCCATTCTTTTTATTCTCTCATTTATTTTACTGTTGCCACTGATTGGAACACTAGTAAATTCGATTTTCAGAGACTTTACGAGCATCGTACCAAAAGGCTTTACGTTATCCTTTTATACGCAATTGTTTACAGGCGACAATCAACTGTTACCCGTGTTGTTGCGGACGTTAGTGATTGCAATAGTGCCAACGGTTATCTTACTTGTTCTCTTGCTTTTAGCGATGTACGCCGTGCAAGTTTATTTTCCGAAATTAGACAAATACTTAGATATTTTATCCAAAATTCCTTATGGGATCCAGGGTGTCATTTTAGCGGTTAGTATTCTTTCGTTGTATACAAGTGGTGGAGGCATCTTATCTAACCGGATTCTGCTGTTGATTTGTGCCTACAGCATCATCATTTTGCCTTATATGTATCAAGGAATTAAGAATGCCTTGTTAACCATTGAGGTCATTCCTATTTTGGAAGCTGCTGAAATTCTAGGGGCTAACAAAGTGTATGCTTATTTTAGAATTGTGGTGCCGAGTATGATGAAGGGATTGTTTGCAACGATGTTGTTGTCAACGGGGATTCTATTTGGCGATTTTGTCTTGGTCAATATTTTAGCCGGTAGCTATTACAAAACAATGGGCATTTATTTGAATGAAATAAGAGGCTCGTCTGGACATGCAGCTAGTGCCGTTTCAGTGGTAATGTTCCTTGTAATGCTGGTGTTGTCTTTTGGCGTCAATCACTTAAACAAAGAACCTAAACCCAAACGAAAAAAACAAGTGAAAGTCTCTAAAACGAAACAGCTAGTGGAAAAGGAGCGAGTTGGAAATGAGTTATATCGAGTTTAA
- a CDS encoding ABC transporter ATP-binding protein produces MSYIEFKNIQKSYDGENMILKDLSLSVEEGHLVTLLGPSGCGKSTLLRSLAGFERLDGGTISINGKDITNLPPGKREIGMVFQQYSLFPNMTVEENIAFGLKMQKQNKAIIKEKVAQMIEIVNLSGKEKKYPKELSGGQKQRVALARAIVNEPKVLLLDEPLSAIDAQLRKSLQKQIQRIQKELNITTIFVTHDQDEAMILSDVVHVMNDGKVEQSGKPTEVYTHPKTHFVASFMGNYNILSPEQFHQFSSQRIGASIAIRPEVIDSSRMPFEFDEERYSLQGKIVDQSTSGNILSYYVDCAGIKLRVDELYRSFNLFKIGEDVHLSFEKRNCLEV; encoded by the coding sequence ATGAGTTATATCGAGTTTAAGAACATTCAAAAATCATATGATGGAGAAAATATGATTTTAAAAGACTTATCTTTGTCTGTTGAAGAAGGACACCTCGTTACGTTGTTGGGTCCTTCTGGCTGTGGAAAGTCAACGCTGCTTCGTTCATTAGCTGGCTTTGAACGATTAGACGGGGGTACGATAAGCATCAATGGCAAAGACATCACCAATTTGCCACCGGGTAAGCGTGAGATTGGCATGGTTTTTCAACAATACTCCCTATTTCCTAATATGACAGTTGAAGAAAATATTGCGTTTGGCTTAAAAATGCAAAAACAAAATAAAGCGATCATTAAAGAAAAAGTCGCTCAGATGATTGAGATTGTCAATTTAAGCGGCAAAGAAAAAAAGTACCCTAAAGAATTATCGGGTGGGCAAAAACAACGAGTGGCGCTAGCACGAGCCATTGTTAATGAACCAAAAGTATTGTTGCTGGATGAACCTTTATCGGCTATCGATGCCCAATTGCGTAAAAGTTTGCAAAAGCAAATTCAGCGGATTCAAAAAGAACTGAATATTACCACGATTTTTGTGACGCATGATCAGGATGAAGCCATGATCCTATCCGATGTGGTCCATGTGATGAATGATGGCAAAGTGGAACAGTCTGGCAAACCTACTGAGGTTTACACGCACCCTAAAACTCATTTCGTCGCTTCTTTTATGGGCAACTACAATATCTTATCGCCTGAACAATTTCACCAATTTTCAAGTCAACGCATCGGCGCTAGCATAGCTATCCGGCCAGAAGTGATTGATTCATCTCGTATGCCATTTGAATTCGATGAAGAACGCTACAGTCTTCAAGGAAAGATAGTTGATCAATCAACTAGTGGCAATATTTTAAGTTATTATGTCGATTGTGCAGGCATAAAACTGCGAGTAGATGAACTGTATCGTTCGTTTAACTTATTTAAAATTGGCGAGGACGTTCATCTGAGTTTTGAAAAACGCAATTGTCTTGAAGTTTAA
- a CDS encoding histidinol-phosphatase HisJ family protein, which produces MIRYDQHMHTYFSPDSSETLEAYLDQTTGPIVTTEHLDFNDLFMGGEDTILDYEKYRKTIDQLNTNYNHRIRKGIEIGYTKDSHAQILDYLKDKEFDVQLLSVHQNGEYDFLQPIVKEKNVQDVMNEYFPLLLEALEQFQTANVLTHFDYGIRLSDVSVDELQEHQAILKNVLRKVIDKEMAFELNTRSMYQYGNVALYEQMIKWYLELGGKSFSLGSDAHSTDYYGYHFEDAITLLEEQGVSSVTIFEKQQPTQLPLNTFKQ; this is translated from the coding sequence ATGATTAGGTACGATCAACATATGCACACGTATTTTTCACCCGATTCATCTGAAACCTTGGAAGCGTATCTAGATCAAACAACGGGTCCAATCGTGACGACTGAACACTTGGATTTTAACGACCTTTTTATGGGCGGGGAAGATACTATTTTGGATTATGAAAAGTATCGTAAAACAATTGACCAGCTGAATACAAACTACAATCACCGCATTCGTAAAGGCATTGAAATTGGCTACACCAAAGATTCTCATGCTCAAATTCTAGACTACCTAAAAGATAAAGAGTTTGATGTGCAACTATTGAGTGTGCATCAAAATGGCGAATACGACTTTTTACAACCGATTGTCAAAGAAAAGAATGTTCAAGACGTGATGAACGAGTATTTTCCTTTGTTATTGGAAGCATTGGAACAATTCCAAACGGCGAATGTCTTAACACACTTTGATTATGGCATTCGGTTGTCTGACGTTTCTGTAGATGAATTACAAGAACACCAAGCGATCTTGAAAAATGTTTTGCGAAAAGTTATCGATAAAGAGATGGCCTTCGAATTAAATACGCGCAGCATGTATCAATACGGCAATGTAGCGTTGTATGAACAAATGATCAAATGGTATCTGGAATTAGGCGGGAAATCTTTCTCACTAGGCTCAGATGCCCATTCTACTGATTATTATGGTTATCATTTTGAAGACGCGATTACGTTATTAGAAGAGCAAGGTGTTTCATCGGTTACGATTTTTGAAAAGCAACAACCAACCCAACTGCCTTTGAATACATTTAAGCAATAA
- a CDS encoding nuclease-related domain-containing protein, protein MIYNKRSKPISLVIMESLARRTTLSKKDTHYLNSLQKGFEGELAFDRMAAKLGAGCTVINDLLLQPKMSNAFQIDSLVLIGQTVYLYEIKNYSGEYCYGPEMLLKKPDFEVSNPLIQMQSSKNKLKIFLRELGYTLKVKAYVVYVHPEFTLFHAPENEAILLPTQLKSHFAKLNKETELLAESAHRFVETLMLYKIESTPFVEDIPKYDFNTLKKGVRCESCGSFDLVNYRQNYQCYDCSYKNTFHSAILNTIKEYQQLFPDSKLSTRIIYRWCNETASKNRIKTALNSLCRQ, encoded by the coding sequence ATGATATATAATAAACGATCTAAACCTATTTCGTTGGTGATTATGGAGTCTTTAGCGCGAAGAACAACATTATCCAAAAAAGATACGCATTACCTGAATAGTTTGCAAAAGGGGTTTGAAGGTGAATTGGCATTCGACCGTATGGCAGCGAAGTTGGGGGCAGGCTGTACGGTCATAAATGATTTGTTGCTGCAACCAAAAATGTCAAATGCTTTCCAAATTGATTCACTGGTATTAATAGGACAGACTGTTTATTTGTATGAAATAAAAAATTATAGCGGCGAGTATTGTTATGGTCCAGAAATGCTTTTGAAAAAACCTGATTTTGAGGTAAGTAACCCATTGATTCAAATGCAAAGCTCTAAAAATAAGCTCAAAATATTCTTGAGAGAGCTGGGCTATACTTTAAAAGTTAAGGCATACGTAGTATACGTTCATCCAGAATTCACTTTATTTCATGCGCCAGAAAATGAGGCTATCTTGCTGCCGACACAGTTAAAAAGTCACTTTGCCAAATTAAATAAAGAGACTGAATTGCTAGCAGAATCAGCTCATCGCTTTGTCGAAACCCTCATGTTGTATAAAATAGAATCAACACCCTTTGTCGAGGATATCCCAAAATATGATTTTAATACCCTTAAAAAAGGCGTTCGCTGTGAGTCTTGTGGTTCATTTGATTTAGTCAATTATCGCCAAAATTACCAATGCTACGACTGTAGTTACAAAAATACATTTCATTCTGCAATTTTAAATACGATCAAAGAGTATCAACAACTTTTTCCGGATAGCAAGCTTTCAACACGAATAATCTATCGTTGGTGCAACGAAACAGCTTCGAAAAATCGTATTAAGACAGCACTTAATTCACTTTGTAGACAATAA